Proteins from a single region of Haloterrigena turkmenica DSM 5511:
- a CDS encoding thiolase family protein gives MSGSGIDTDVILVNGARTPHGTLLGSLAGVEAVELGRTAIDGLLERVDIDAGDIDWVGLGNAIQAGIGQVPGRQVVVESALPNETRATTINEASGSGMSAITLAADRIDAGRADLAVAGGFESMTNAPWILPDYRTGRRYGDVEIKDSMLLDALWDVNLDVHMGEITEGMVDREGVSREAQDEYALESHQWAAEAIDSSAFDDEIVPVETDGETVETDEGPRPDSTLEELAELPTSFHENGTITPGNASKLSDGAGAVLLADEAAANERGLEPVARLVDYATAYRDPDRFNEAVGDVVENLLERNDLAVDDVDAYWINEAFAAQAVYVMDRVGIPREKMNPQGGAVAFGHPIGASGGMLAASLAYQLRDDPDIERGFVGMSIGGGGAIMGLLESY, from the coding sequence ATGTCCGGTTCCGGGATTGATACCGACGTTATCCTCGTCAACGGCGCGCGAACACCCCACGGAACGCTGCTCGGCTCGCTCGCGGGCGTCGAGGCGGTCGAACTCGGCCGCACAGCGATCGACGGCCTCCTCGAGCGCGTCGACATCGACGCAGGCGATATCGACTGGGTGGGTCTCGGGAACGCCATCCAGGCCGGAATCGGTCAGGTGCCGGGCCGACAGGTCGTCGTCGAGTCCGCGCTGCCCAACGAGACGCGTGCGACGACGATCAACGAGGCCTCGGGATCCGGAATGAGTGCGATCACGCTCGCGGCGGATCGGATCGACGCCGGCCGCGCCGACCTGGCGGTCGCGGGCGGGTTCGAGTCGATGACGAACGCGCCGTGGATCCTCCCCGACTACCGGACAGGACGCCGGTACGGCGACGTCGAGATCAAGGATTCGATGCTGCTGGACGCGCTGTGGGACGTCAACCTCGACGTCCACATGGGCGAGATTACCGAAGGAATGGTCGACCGCGAGGGAGTCTCCCGCGAGGCACAGGACGAGTACGCCCTCGAGAGCCACCAGTGGGCCGCCGAGGCGATCGACTCGAGCGCGTTCGACGACGAGATCGTTCCCGTCGAGACGGACGGCGAGACGGTCGAGACCGACGAGGGTCCCAGACCCGACTCCACGCTCGAGGAACTCGCCGAACTGCCGACCTCGTTCCACGAGAACGGGACGATCACGCCGGGTAACGCCTCGAAACTCAGCGACGGCGCGGGTGCCGTGCTGCTGGCCGACGAAGCCGCTGCCAACGAACGCGGCCTCGAGCCAGTGGCGAGACTCGTCGACTACGCCACCGCCTACCGCGATCCCGACCGGTTCAACGAGGCCGTCGGCGACGTCGTCGAGAACCTCCTCGAGCGCAACGACCTCGCGGTCGACGACGTCGACGCCTACTGGATCAACGAGGCCTTCGCCGCGCAGGCGGTCTACGTCATGGATCGCGTCGGCATCCCGCGCGAGAAGATGAATCCGCAGGGCGGCGCGGTCGCGTTCGGCCACCCAATCGGCGCCTCCGGCGGGATGCTCGCGGCAAGTCTCGCCTACCAGCTCCGTGACGATCCCGACATCGAGCGCGGCTTCGTCGGGATGAGCATCGGCGGTGGCGGCGCGATCATGGGACTGCTCGAGAGTTACTGA